One Dioscorea cayenensis subsp. rotundata cultivar TDr96_F1 chromosome 17, TDr96_F1_v2_PseudoChromosome.rev07_lg8_w22 25.fasta, whole genome shotgun sequence DNA window includes the following coding sequences:
- the LOC120280258 gene encoding reticulon-like protein B2 encodes MAEHAEESKVEGLVEKIKEELHDSSSSDSDHEKSEPSSSSVKAKIFRLFGREQPVHKVLGGGKPADVFLWRNKKASAVVLGGATAIWVLFELMEYHLLTLVCHGLILSLAILFLYSNATTFIHKSPPRIPEVSIPEDLTVDIARSLRYEINRAIAVLREIALGRDLKQFLGVIAGLWLLSVVGGCCNFITLFYIVFVLLHTVPFVYEKYDDKIDAFAEKAMIEIKKQYAVFDAKVLSKIPKGPLKNKKQN; translated from the exons ATGGCGGAGCACGCGGAGGAGTCGAAAGTGGAGGGTCTCGTGGAGAAGATCAAGGAGGAGCTCCATGATTCATCGTCCTCTGATTCGGACCACGAGAAGTCGGAACCCTCATCGTCTTCGGTCAAAGCCAAGATTTTCCGCCTCTTTGGCCGTGAACAGCCCGTCCACAAGGTCCTCGGCGGCGGCAAAC CTGCTGATGTATTCTTGTGGAGGAACAAGAAGGCATCGGCTGTGGTCCTTGGTGGGGCCACCGCAATCTGGGTCTTGTTCGAGCTCATGGAGTACCACCTGCTCACTCTGGTCTGTCATGGCCTCATACTCTCCCTTGCCATCCTCTTCCTCTATTCCAATGCCACTACCTTCATCCACAA ATCTCCACCGCGCATTCCAGAAGTGAGCATCCCTGAAGACCTCACTGTGGACATTGCTCGTTCCTTGAGGTATGAGATCAACAGGGCCATCGCTGTTCTAAGGGAGATCGCTCTTGGAAGGGACCTCAAGCAATTCCTTGGT GTGATTGCAGGACTCTGGCTGCTTTCAGTTGTTGGTGGCTGCTGCAATTTCATAACCTTGTTCTATATTG TGTTTGTCTTGCTGCATACAGTGCCTTTCGTCTATGAGAAGTATGATGACAAGATTGATGCATTTGCGGAGAAAGCCATGATAGAGATAAAGAAGCAGTATGCCGTTTTCGATGCCAAGGTTCTAAGTAAGATACCCAAAGGTccattgaaaaacaaaaagcagaACTAG